The proteins below come from a single Fastidiosipila sanguinis genomic window:
- a CDS encoding AAA family ATPase, whose protein sequence is MKPLYLEVSAFGPYAGVESLDFTNLENENIFLISGDTGAGKTSIFDAITYALFAESSGDRRKADSIRSDFANPETETYVFLRFSQRGEIYEVRRNPDYLRPSRRGDGWTTQKAAVELTLPNKEQIVKISDANAIIEDILGMNYLEFRQTSLIAQGEFTEVLKANSRERANIFRKLFQTDMYSNFQAFLQNKKRESDNKLQLLQVRKTDILSSLETIFTDFTDKYNAKNLAEDLDCLNSITGLSEENFKYQLIFTQDWMSEDIQINPEFEKEMLEYLESTSQKIMSSLQGFAEVLNEIKTKNNKVNESYYNAISLSKLFTELEKKQARKLELEKNYNLIQDKKNELVTAENAEKVKPYADAYKHEVLLHQQLEKTLEIKQAKLSLIQEKRQKLELDLSNFKEKWSHIEEQEQELRSWKQLLPEVIQYEKMKTQELELNDKTQKLYLQELEISKKLDAQNNKLLSLEQELSKYNDLEIRTSSHKNDIDNFKKNREEFNKAKAHFADLNDLLKERSELEERFNIASENKKKSLLNLAEVERKFLASQAGILADRLEVGKECPVCGSLEHPNPATKDVESATEADWNYAREQNQIANDKSAELINKLVLNKNKLDFNLQEINEYLQSAFENKDVSLIQDSINKIEELMKNKANKLNALSAELNEALKAKKELENNKNKVEVDLNQIKEDFEGVIEAKTKLERESISLKAIVSRDESKYEQFNSEKLAKIISEKDAELSKAKSDQNELQLMLENVNKENIKLSTEVEVDNRNLEQKKNDLSSKRIDLEQRLKAYGFVDLSEFELAERNTEDLEIIRKMISEYESLYEQTNIRIAELENKTSEFEKPNLDMAQDKLQQASAIYDKFLYTYNILQKLSDDFRKRSQNLRTLSKELVNVREEQAFYQEFSALSNGQVRGGKMKTTFEQFVQTYYFRRILKAANTRLSTLSDGRYLLMHREEASRGSGQDGLELDVLDSYTGKSRSVNSLSGGETFMASLALALGLSDTIRELKGGIEIEVMFIDEGFESLDEEALQRATKLLSSMSDESTMIGIISHVNELKDAIMQQVRVKKTNKGSSLEIVYL, encoded by the coding sequence ATGAAACCGTTATATTTAGAAGTGTCAGCCTTCGGACCTTATGCAGGAGTTGAGAGTCTAGATTTTACCAATCTTGAAAATGAAAATATTTTCTTAATATCAGGGGATACTGGAGCCGGTAAAACTAGTATATTTGATGCTATTACTTATGCTCTATTTGCTGAGAGTAGTGGTGACAGGAGAAAAGCGGATAGTATACGTAGTGACTTTGCTAACCCAGAAACAGAGACTTATGTATTTCTACGTTTTAGTCAAAGAGGGGAAATATATGAGGTTAGGAGGAATCCTGATTACTTACGTCCAAGTAGAAGAGGCGATGGTTGGACAACACAAAAAGCTGCTGTCGAGCTTACTCTGCCGAACAAAGAGCAAATAGTAAAAATTTCAGATGCAAACGCTATCATTGAAGATATATTAGGAATGAATTATCTTGAGTTTAGACAAACATCTTTAATTGCCCAGGGTGAGTTTACTGAGGTTTTAAAAGCTAATAGTAGAGAGCGAGCAAATATTTTTAGGAAATTATTTCAAACTGATATGTATAGTAATTTCCAAGCTTTTTTACAAAATAAGAAACGTGAGTCTGATAATAAATTACAACTTTTACAGGTGAGAAAAACTGATATTTTATCAAGTTTAGAAACAATTTTTACTGATTTTACTGATAAATATAACGCTAAAAATTTAGCTGAGGATTTGGACTGTTTAAATTCTATCACAGGACTTAGTGAGGAGAACTTTAAATATCAACTTATTTTTACTCAAGATTGGATGAGTGAGGATATCCAAATAAACCCTGAGTTTGAAAAAGAGATGTTGGAATACCTAGAAAGTACTAGTCAAAAGATAATGAGTTCTTTGCAGGGTTTTGCTGAAGTTCTCAATGAAATAAAGACAAAGAATAATAAAGTTAATGAAAGCTACTACAATGCTATAAGTTTATCTAAGTTATTTACTGAATTGGAGAAAAAGCAAGCCAGAAAGTTAGAATTAGAGAAAAACTATAATTTAATACAGGATAAAAAGAATGAGCTTGTTACAGCAGAAAATGCGGAGAAAGTTAAACCTTATGCTGACGCATATAAACATGAAGTATTACTACATCAACAATTAGAGAAAACACTGGAGATTAAGCAAGCTAAGTTAAGTCTTATTCAAGAAAAACGTCAGAAGTTAGAGCTAGATCTATCCAATTTCAAAGAAAAATGGAGCCATATTGAAGAACAAGAGCAAGAATTAAGGAGTTGGAAACAACTACTTCCTGAGGTAATTCAATATGAAAAGATGAAAACCCAAGAACTCGAACTCAACGATAAAACTCAAAAATTATATTTGCAAGAACTTGAAATATCTAAGAAGCTCGATGCTCAGAATAATAAATTGCTTAGTTTAGAGCAGGAGTTAAGTAAATATAACGATTTAGAAATTAGAACATCCTCTCATAAGAATGATATAGACAATTTCAAAAAAAATAGAGAAGAGTTTAATAAAGCTAAAGCGCATTTTGCGGATCTCAATGATCTGTTGAAAGAGAGATCGGAGTTAGAAGAAAGATTTAATATAGCGTCAGAGAATAAAAAGAAAAGTTTACTTAATTTAGCAGAAGTAGAAAGAAAATTTTTAGCAAGTCAAGCTGGTATTTTAGCAGATAGACTTGAAGTTGGTAAAGAGTGTCCTGTTTGTGGATCGTTAGAGCACCCAAATCCTGCAACAAAAGATGTTGAATCTGCGACTGAAGCTGATTGGAATTATGCTAGAGAACAAAACCAAATTGCTAACGACAAAAGTGCAGAGCTGATTAATAAACTAGTGTTGAATAAGAATAAGCTTGATTTTAACCTGCAAGAGATAAACGAGTATTTACAGAGTGCTTTTGAAAATAAAGATGTATCTTTGATCCAAGATAGTATTAATAAAATTGAAGAGCTTATGAAGAACAAAGCTAACAAATTGAATGCTCTATCGGCAGAACTAAATGAGGCTCTAAAAGCTAAGAAAGAATTAGAGAACAATAAAAATAAAGTTGAAGTTGATCTTAATCAAATAAAGGAAGATTTTGAAGGAGTTATTGAAGCAAAAACTAAACTGGAAAGGGAGAGCATATCCCTAAAAGCAATTGTTTCTCGAGATGAATCTAAATATGAGCAGTTCAATTCAGAGAAATTAGCAAAAATTATAAGTGAAAAAGATGCCGAGTTAAGTAAGGCAAAATCTGATCAAAATGAACTTCAGCTTATGCTAGAGAACGTTAATAAAGAGAATATAAAACTCTCTACAGAAGTTGAGGTTGATAATAGAAATTTAGAACAGAAAAAGAATGACTTATCTTCTAAACGAATTGATTTAGAGCAAAGATTGAAAGCGTATGGTTTTGTTGATTTAAGTGAATTTGAATTAGCAGAGCGAAATACAGAAGACTTAGAAATTATTAGAAAGATGATTTCAGAATATGAAAGTTTGTATGAACAAACTAATATACGTATTGCTGAACTTGAAAATAAAACTTCCGAATTTGAGAAACCAAATCTCGATATGGCTCAGGACAAGCTGCAGCAAGCAAGTGCGATTTATGATAAGTTCCTTTATACATATAATATCTTGCAAAAATTAAGTGATGATTTTAGAAAGAGATCACAAAATCTTAGAACCCTGAGTAAAGAACTAGTAAATGTTAGAGAAGAGCAAGCATTTTATCAAGAGTTTTCTGCTTTAAGTAATGGACAAGTTCGAGGAGGTAAAATGAAAACTACCTTCGAACAATTTGTACAAACTTACTATTTTAGAAGAATACTGAAAGCAGCTAATACTAGACTTAGTACGTTAAGCGATGGCAGGTATCTGCTGATGCATAGAGAAGAGGCTAGTCGAGGTAGTGGTCAGGATGGCTTGGAATTGGATGTTTTAGATAGCTATACAGGCAAAAGTAGAAGCGTTAATAGTTTATCTGGAGGTGAAACTTTTATGGCTTCACTTGCTTTAGCATTAGGTCTGTCTGATACTATACGAGAATTAAAGGGTGGAATAGAGATAGAGGTAATGTTTATTGATGAAGGTTTTGAATCTTTAGATGAGGAGGCTTTACAAAGAGCAACAAAACTTTTGTCTTCAATGTCGGATGAATCTACTATGATAGGAATAATTTCACACGTGAATGAACTTAAGGATGCGATTATGCAACAAGTTAGAGTCAAGAAGACAAACAAAGGAAGCAGCTTAGAAATTGTTTATTTATAG
- a CDS encoding exonuclease SbcCD subunit D, whose translation MRFAHLADLHIGKKFNELSLIEDQKHILAEIVEIISAENLDAVLISGDVYDKAQSQAFAVDMLSDFLAELSKLNVHVLMIAGNHDAPSRLAYAKPILENMNIHLAGKLEGLPEVLRLCDEYGPVNFVLLPFFRLHEIKVLFPEAIDQLQSYTDATRFILENLNLPGNERKVILSHQFWAGIDPVKLSESELDIIGGLDAIDVKLLADYSYGALGHIHRPQRLTKDYLRYAGSPLAYSFSEMNQRKSVPIVELGEVGEAAKIELKYLNPIREVRELSGNLDELLSEARELANNNSPRLNDILRVNLTDAERPVDPMRRLQSFYPNIVQLRVERDYQLSELESEDYYEDFSQQGFIDLFRNFYQLQQGIDLSEKDAEKLEMLWNELRLKEEKIDREVD comes from the coding sequence ATGCGTTTCGCACATTTAGCAGACTTACATATTGGTAAAAAATTTAATGAACTATCTTTAATTGAAGATCAAAAACATATCTTAGCTGAGATAGTTGAGATAATTTCCGCAGAAAATCTTGATGCTGTTTTAATTTCAGGAGATGTTTATGACAAAGCTCAATCACAGGCTTTTGCAGTTGATATGCTTAGTGATTTTCTTGCAGAACTATCTAAATTAAATGTGCATGTCTTAATGATTGCTGGTAATCATGATGCTCCGTCCAGATTAGCTTATGCTAAGCCTATTTTGGAAAATATGAATATTCATCTAGCAGGTAAACTTGAAGGCTTGCCTGAAGTTTTAAGGTTATGTGATGAATATGGTCCAGTGAATTTTGTGTTATTGCCTTTCTTTAGGTTGCATGAAATTAAGGTTTTGTTTCCAGAAGCAATTGATCAATTGCAATCTTATACAGACGCTACTCGTTTCATACTAGAAAATTTAAATTTGCCTGGAAATGAACGTAAGGTTATTCTTTCGCATCAGTTCTGGGCAGGTATAGATCCTGTCAAATTATCTGAATCAGAGCTTGATATAATTGGTGGATTGGATGCCATAGATGTAAAGTTGCTTGCAGATTATTCGTATGGTGCTTTAGGACACATTCATAGGCCACAAAGATTAACAAAAGACTATCTTCGTTATGCTGGCTCACCTTTAGCATATTCATTTTCTGAAATGAATCAAAGAAAATCTGTTCCAATAGTTGAATTAGGAGAGGTTGGGGAAGCAGCAAAGATTGAATTAAAATACTTAAATCCAATACGTGAAGTAAGAGAACTTAGCGGGAACTTAGATGAGCTTTTGTCAGAAGCTAGAGAGTTAGCCAATAATAATTCACCTAGATTAAACGATATTTTGAGAGTGAATTTAACTGATGCTGAGCGTCCTGTAGATCCAATGAGAAGACTGCAAAGCTTTTATCCTAATATTGTACAATTACGAGTAGAAAGAGATTATCAACTGAGTGAACTTGAATCAGAAGATTACTATGAGGACTTTTCTCAACAAGGCTTTATTGATTTGTTTAGAAATTTTTATCAATTGCAACAGGGAATAGATTTAAGTGAAAAAGATGCAGAAAAATTAGAGATGTTGTGGAATGAATTGCGTCTAAAGGAAGAAAAAATAGACAGGGAGGTTGACTAA
- a CDS encoding HD domain-containing protein yields MAILDLEKATERGLRTSGAVYILAEPQLRSGKKDDYMVGKFVNKNQEVEFKIWNEPIFKTVLENGTGVYEAEVVGSEFNNQIYLTVQNIEVQKDDKLSKHDFLPSVEKDRVEEIFNDAKQHLSKLGVSDKCWKLLDEITNSETIGNRFWIEGAATSHHDNVIRGLAHHSSKMLRILAVLIDNDDYLKKHADLLTMGTFLHDIGKVFEYNDLEMAEYWYANHRARGIEYIAEFKDKIIETYDEKFYRQLQSIIIGHHGDYGDRPTTVACAIVHYVDTIESQVTDLVQKEQASTDKRIFVRDWGYLAGLEY; encoded by the coding sequence ATGGCAATTTTGGATTTAGAAAAAGCAACAGAACGTGGTTTGAGAACTTCAGGAGCTGTTTATATACTCGCTGAACCACAGCTTAGGAGTGGGAAAAAAGACGACTACATGGTAGGAAAATTTGTCAATAAAAATCAAGAAGTAGAATTTAAAATATGGAATGAGCCGATTTTTAAGACTGTTTTAGAAAATGGAACGGGTGTATATGAAGCCGAAGTTGTAGGATCTGAATTCAATAACCAAATTTATTTAACGGTACAAAATATAGAAGTTCAAAAAGATGATAAATTGAGTAAACATGATTTTCTTCCAAGTGTAGAAAAAGATAGAGTTGAAGAGATTTTTAATGATGCTAAACAACATTTAAGTAAGCTCGGTGTGAGTGATAAATGTTGGAAACTACTAGACGAGATTACAAATTCAGAAACTATTGGTAATAGATTTTGGATAGAGGGTGCGGCAACTAGTCATCACGACAACGTAATTCGTGGATTAGCCCACCATTCAAGTAAGATGTTAAGAATTTTGGCTGTTTTGATAGATAATGATGATTATCTCAAAAAACATGCTGACCTTTTGACCATGGGAACCTTTTTGCATGATATTGGAAAAGTATTTGAATACAATGATTTAGAGATGGCTGAATATTGGTATGCGAACCATAGAGCTAGAGGAATTGAGTACATAGCAGAGTTCAAAGATAAGATTATTGAAACTTATGATGAAAAATTCTATAGACAACTGCAATCTATAATTATTGGTCACCATGGAGATTATGGGGATAGACCAACAACGGTTGCATGTGCAATAGTACACTACGTTGATACTATTGAGAGTCAGGTTACTGATCTAGTTCAAAAAGAGCAAGCTTCTACTGATAAGAGAATTTTTGTTAGAGATTGGGGTTATTTAGCAGGACTAGAGTACTAG
- a CDS encoding HAD-IIB family hydrolase yields the protein MKMKKLYVSDLDGTLLNTSGVVSEFSRNTINDLIAKGLNFSIATARTAATANGILAGLDIKEPVILMNGMAIYDLKNKRYIKQHNFTCAQRDAILDIIETKKVPAFVYTIQNEELICYTYEDEKLTPEMKYFKDERVVKFNKRFEVIENYNYLKKFEVIYFTLLGKFDDLSDVKLAIDEVENVDTLLYLDVYTDDWILEVHIAGVDKGTATKELRESTGADEMLVFVDNTNDIPMMNEADYSYAVENSKENVKLIADEIIGNNDEDAVAKKLLKLIK from the coding sequence ATGAAAATGAAAAAATTATATGTAAGTGACCTTGATGGTACTCTTTTGAATACTTCTGGTGTAGTATCTGAATTTTCTAGAAATACAATAAATGATTTAATAGCTAAAGGTTTAAATTTCTCAATTGCTACTGCTAGAACAGCTGCCACAGCAAATGGAATTCTTGCTGGATTAGATATTAAAGAACCAGTAATTTTAATGAATGGTATGGCCATCTATGATCTTAAGAATAAGCGTTATATTAAACAACATAACTTTACTTGTGCACAGAGAGATGCAATTTTAGATATTATTGAAACTAAAAAGGTACCAGCTTTTGTATATACAATTCAAAATGAAGAATTAATTTGTTATACATATGAAGATGAAAAACTAACACCTGAGATGAAATATTTTAAGGATGAACGAGTTGTCAAATTCAATAAACGTTTTGAAGTAATAGAGAATTACAATTATTTAAAAAAGTTCGAAGTAATTTATTTCACCTTGTTAGGAAAGTTTGATGACTTAAGCGATGTCAAACTCGCAATAGATGAAGTAGAAAATGTTGATACTTTGCTTTATCTGGATGTCTATACTGATGACTGGATACTTGAAGTTCATATAGCAGGAGTGGATAAAGGTACTGCAACCAAAGAGCTTAGAGAAAGTACTGGAGCCGATGAGATGTTAGTTTTTGTCGATAATACAAACGATATCCCTATGATGAACGAAGCAGACTATTCATATGCTGTGGAGAACTCAAAGGAAAATGTAAAGCTTATCGCAGATGAAATTATAGGTAACAATGACGAAGATGCTGTAGCTAAGAAGTTATTAAAACTCATTAAGTAG
- the leuS gene encoding leucine--tRNA ligase: MQSYNFSEIEKKWQDIWDETKVFAAEDFSDKEKFYCLIEFPYPSANGLHVGHPRSYTALDLVARKRRLEGYNVLYPMGWDAFGLPTENFAIKNKIHPAIVTKNNIANFKRQLKSLGYSFDWDREINTTDPEYYKWTQWIFIQLFKKGLAYKSKMKVNWCPEDKTVLANEEVIDGACERCGAQVIHKDKEQWMLKITAYADRLVDDLDDLDFIERVKTQQKNWIGRSHGAQIKFNTNIDEFIEVYTTRPDTIFGATYLVLSPEHELLKLNEDKIKNLDEVKAYQEFAASKSDFERTEMNKEKTGVKIEGISAINPANNKEVPIFISDYVLSTYGTGAIMAVPAHDTRDYEFAKKFDLDIVEVVSGGDISESAYTDTDSGILVNSDFLNGKDVKDAIEFMFEWLESEHIGERKTNFKLRDWVFSRQRYWGEPIPIVDCENCGLVALPESELPLTLPEVEVYEPTDTGESPLANITDWVETTCPDCGGKAKRETDTMPQWAGSSWYYLRYVDPHNNEALASKDKIDYWMPIDWYNGGMEHTTLHLLYSRFWYKFLFDLGVVDTSEPYMKRTSHGMILGENGEKMSKSRGNVVNPDEIIENYGADTLRVYEVFIGDFEKAAPWNTNGIKGCLRFLERVWSLQEILVDGEEYRTDTETLMHQSIKKVGEDIEKLKGNTAVAQLMTLINKFFDLGQVNKAELATFLILLNPFAPHIAEEIWENVGFSGRITDQTWPEFEESKTIENEIEIAVQVNGKVRDKLVIARDLDKDEVMARAKELEGVQSYLEGKTIVKEIYVPQRLVNIVVK, encoded by the coding sequence ATGCAGAGTTATAATTTTTCTGAAATAGAGAAAAAATGGCAAGATATTTGGGATGAAACTAAAGTTTTTGCAGCAGAGGATTTCAGCGATAAAGAGAAGTTTTATTGCTTAATAGAGTTTCCATACCCTTCAGCTAATGGATTGCATGTAGGTCACCCAAGATCATATACTGCTTTGGATTTAGTTGCACGTAAGAGACGTCTGGAAGGTTACAACGTTTTATATCCAATGGGATGGGATGCTTTTGGCTTGCCTACAGAGAATTTTGCTATCAAGAACAAGATACATCCTGCTATAGTTACAAAAAATAATATTGCAAACTTTAAACGCCAATTGAAGTCTCTAGGTTACTCATTCGACTGGGATAGAGAGATAAATACCACAGATCCTGAGTATTATAAATGGACTCAATGGATATTCATTCAATTATTCAAAAAAGGCTTAGCTTATAAATCTAAGATGAAAGTTAACTGGTGTCCTGAAGATAAAACAGTTCTAGCTAACGAAGAGGTAATCGATGGAGCTTGTGAGCGTTGTGGTGCTCAAGTAATTCATAAAGATAAAGAGCAATGGATGTTGAAAATAACAGCGTATGCAGATCGCTTGGTTGATGATTTAGATGACCTAGACTTTATCGAAAGAGTTAAGACACAACAAAAAAACTGGATCGGAAGATCTCATGGTGCTCAAATTAAATTTAATACTAATATAGATGAATTTATTGAAGTATATACAACACGTCCTGATACTATTTTTGGTGCGACTTATTTAGTCTTATCCCCTGAACATGAATTGTTGAAGTTAAATGAGGATAAAATCAAAAATCTTGATGAGGTTAAGGCCTATCAGGAATTTGCAGCAAGCAAGTCTGATTTTGAGCGTACTGAAATGAATAAAGAAAAGACAGGCGTGAAAATTGAAGGTATAAGTGCAATCAATCCTGCAAATAATAAAGAAGTTCCTATCTTTATTTCTGACTATGTTTTGTCCACATACGGTACAGGAGCAATTATGGCAGTACCAGCTCATGACACTAGAGACTATGAATTTGCGAAGAAATTTGATCTTGATATAGTTGAAGTAGTAAGTGGGGGAGATATTTCTGAATCTGCTTATACCGATACAGATAGTGGAATTTTGGTGAACTCTGATTTCTTAAATGGTAAAGATGTTAAAGATGCCATTGAATTCATGTTTGAATGGCTTGAGTCAGAACATATTGGCGAAAGAAAAACTAACTTCAAATTAAGAGACTGGGTATTTAGTCGTCAACGTTATTGGGGAGAACCAATTCCTATTGTTGATTGTGAGAACTGTGGTCTAGTAGCGTTGCCAGAGAGTGAATTACCTTTGACACTACCTGAAGTAGAGGTTTATGAGCCTACTGATACCGGAGAATCTCCATTAGCAAATATTACTGACTGGGTAGAGACAACTTGCCCTGATTGTGGTGGTAAAGCTAAGAGAGAAACTGATACCATGCCTCAATGGGCAGGATCTTCTTGGTATTACTTAAGATATGTTGATCCACATAATAATGAAGCATTAGCAAGTAAGGATAAGATTGATTACTGGATGCCTATAGACTGGTATAACGGTGGTATGGAGCATACAACCTTACACTTATTGTACTCAAGGTTTTGGTACAAGTTCTTATTTGATCTGGGAGTAGTGGATACTTCAGAACCTTACATGAAGCGTACATCTCATGGAATGATTTTAGGTGAGAATGGCGAGAAAATGAGTAAGTCCAGAGGTAATGTAGTAAACCCAGATGAAATTATAGAAAATTATGGTGCTGATACATTGCGTGTTTACGAAGTGTTTATCGGTGACTTTGAGAAAGCTGCCCCATGGAATACAAACGGTATTAAAGGCTGCTTGAGATTCTTGGAGAGAGTCTGGTCATTACAAGAAATACTTGTAGATGGTGAGGAATATAGAACTGATACAGAAACATTGATGCACCAAAGCATTAAAAAAGTTGGCGAAGATATTGAGAAACTAAAGGGCAATACAGCTGTAGCCCAACTTATGACTTTAATAAACAAATTCTTTGACTTAGGTCAAGTTAATAAAGCAGAATTAGCAACATTCTTGATACTTTTAAACCCATTTGCTCCTCATATAGCCGAAGAGATTTGGGAGAATGTAGGATTCTCAGGCAGAATAACAGACCAGACTTGGCCAGAATTTGAAGAAAGCAAGACTATTGAAAATGAGATAGAGATTGCAGTTCAAGTCAATGGTAAAGTTAGAGATAAGCTTGTCATAGCTCGTGACTTGGATAAGGATGAAGTTATGGCTAGAGCAAAGGAACTTGAGGGAGTTCAATCATATCTTGAAGGCAAGACCATTGTTAAAGAAATTTACGTTCCACAGAGATTAGTTAATATCGTGGTTAAGTAG
- a CDS encoding folate family ECF transporter S component yields the protein MNKRNVKDFLDRQYRLKRLALASILIAITLICSIYLNVYIVVFKFSVANAVLHIAGYILGPIYGFAIAIITNTLAFFINSNGAAFHWGFTITAGLQGLIAGLMMLLNKKKVDWKVILATNVITTILCSILLRSYFLAELLGKSIYVLMKPRILNSAIMGILYIIIELLLITALKPIENKLPSESEFITFSVGKKEKSK from the coding sequence ATGAACAAAAGAAATGTAAAAGATTTTTTGGATAGGCAATATAGGTTGAAAAGATTAGCTTTAGCATCTATTTTAATAGCTATTACTTTGATATGCTCCATTTACCTGAATGTATATATAGTAGTCTTTAAGTTTAGTGTTGCTAACGCAGTTTTGCATATTGCTGGCTATATATTGGGACCTATTTATGGCTTTGCTATCGCAATAATTACAAATACATTAGCATTTTTTATAAATTCTAATGGAGCAGCATTTCACTGGGGTTTTACTATAACTGCTGGATTACAAGGTCTTATTGCAGGACTTATGATGCTTCTTAATAAAAAGAAAGTTGACTGGAAAGTAATCTTGGCTACAAATGTTATCACTACCATACTTTGTTCGATTTTATTAAGATCTTACTTCTTGGCAGAACTTCTAGGGAAGTCTATATATGTACTAATGAAACCAAGAATTTTGAACTCGGCAATAATGGGTATACTATATATAATTATTGAGCTTCTATTAATTACAGCCTTAAAACCAATTGAAAATAAACTTCCAAGCGAAAGTGAATTTATTACTTTCTCTGTTGGAAAAAAAGAGAAATCTAAATAG
- a CDS encoding IS30 family transposase yields the protein MSQLHYIRKREAGQHLTIEDRKHLEYLYNENLKRPKKDKLNQKELAKILGWSEATLSRELKRGKVKQKNSMLEEYTAYSSVVAQKTVEKTWSNKGPSLKISNDHILAKIIENMLIGKEMNRINNLKFSPAAITMYFDRVGWPTDKRLCTRTIYNYVEKEVFLEVTMKDLPRKGNKPRKRKRYIEKRLSPPDKKRINHRPKAIEERTETGHWEMDCIESSKGDRTCLLTLVDRFTRECIILKINTQRQESVVKKLNSIERKLGARAFREKFKSITVDNGAEFQDWKSMEKSIYSEKYRTSVYYAHAYSSWERGSNENLNGFIRYFIPKGTKLKDIPQREINKLEEFINSYPRKVLEGNSANSKYLAIA from the coding sequence ATGAGCCAATTACATTATATCAGGAAAAGAGAAGCAGGTCAGCATTTAACAATAGAAGATAGAAAGCATCTAGAGTATTTATATAATGAGAATTTGAAGCGACCTAAAAAAGATAAATTAAATCAAAAAGAGTTAGCAAAGATATTAGGCTGGAGTGAAGCAACTCTATCTAGAGAACTAAAACGCGGTAAAGTCAAACAAAAGAATTCTATGCTAGAAGAATACACAGCATATTCCTCTGTAGTAGCTCAGAAAACAGTAGAAAAAACTTGGAGTAATAAAGGACCATCTTTAAAGATTAGTAACGACCATATATTAGCCAAAATAATAGAAAACATGCTAATAGGAAAAGAGATGAATAGAATAAATAATCTTAAATTCTCTCCAGCAGCAATAACAATGTATTTTGACAGAGTTGGCTGGCCTACAGATAAAAGACTTTGTACTAGAACTATTTACAACTATGTAGAAAAAGAAGTCTTCCTAGAAGTAACAATGAAAGATCTTCCACGTAAAGGAAATAAACCTAGAAAAAGAAAACGCTATATAGAAAAGCGCTTATCTCCACCAGATAAGAAGAGAATAAACCATAGACCAAAAGCTATAGAAGAGCGTACAGAGACGGGGCACTGGGAGATGGATTGTATAGAGTCTAGTAAGGGAGATAGGACTTGTTTATTGACACTTGTAGATCGATTTACAAGAGAATGCATTATTTTAAAGATAAATACGCAAAGACAAGAATCTGTAGTAAAGAAGCTTAATTCTATAGAAAGAAAACTAGGAGCAAGAGCATTTAGAGAAAAGTTTAAGAGTATAACGGTAGATAATGGAGCAGAGTTTCAAGACTGGAAAAGCATGGAAAAATCTATATATAGTGAGAAATATAGAACTAGTGTTTATTATGCGCATGCATACTCATCTTGGGAGCGAGGAAGCAATGAAAATCTAAATGGATTTATCCGATATTTTATTCCTAAAGGTACAAAACTAAAAGATATACCACAGAGAGAAATAAATAAATTAGAGGAATTTATTAATAGTTACCCAAGGAAAGTATTAGAAGGAAACAGTGCAAATAGTAAATATTTAGCCATAGCGTAA